A single genomic interval of Bacillus smithii harbors:
- a CDS encoding HTH-type transcriptional regulator Hpr: protein MKKQEVSIHEVMLFSQRVAQLSKALWKAVEKDWQQWIKPYNLNINEHHILWIAYHLKGASISDIAKFGVMHVSTAFNFSKKLEEQGYLKFSKKESDKRNTYVELTNEGETILHDLMEKFNPEANSVVQAALPLNKLFGKFPDFLELSVIIKNLYGDDFMEIIETSLQNIDENFQKEDTFISTNESSEKITS, encoded by the coding sequence GTGAAAAAACAAGAAGTTTCCATACATGAGGTAATGCTATTTTCCCAAAGAGTAGCACAGTTAAGCAAGGCCCTTTGGAAAGCGGTTGAAAAAGATTGGCAGCAATGGATCAAACCGTATAACCTTAACATTAATGAACACCATATCTTATGGATCGCCTATCATTTAAAAGGAGCCTCTATTTCTGATATCGCTAAGTTTGGCGTCATGCACGTTTCCACAGCCTTTAACTTTTCAAAGAAACTAGAAGAACAAGGCTATTTAAAATTTTCCAAGAAAGAATCGGACAAGCGAAATACGTATGTTGAGTTGACAAATGAAGGGGAAACGATCCTTCATGACCTGATGGAAAAATTTAATCCGGAAGCCAATTCCGTCGTGCAAGCGGCACTACCCCTAAATAAACTGTTTGGTAAATTTCCTGATTTTTTAGAACTCAGTGTGATCATTAAAAATTTGTACGGGGACGATTTCATGGAAATTATCGAAACCTCCCTTCAAAACATAGACGAAAACTTTCAGAAGGAAGATACCTTCATTTCCACGAACGAATCCAGCGAAAAAATAACGAGTTAG
- a CDS encoding ribbon-helix-helix protein, CopG family → MREEKERVEIRMPKTILEKLEQYQKENGIPTRTAAILELLRKGLEK, encoded by the coding sequence ATGAGAGAAGAGAAAGAACGTGTAGAAATTCGTATGCCTAAGACGATATTAGAAAAATTGGAGCAATATCAAAAAGAAAATGGGATTCCAACTAGAACAGCCGCAATCTTAGAATTGTTGAGAAAAGGATTGGAAAAATAA
- a CDS encoding peptidylprolyl isomerase — protein MKKWILSLSLAAGMIVLAACGNGGDDTVVKTNEGNITKEDLYNAMKEKYPQQTQQALQELVYKKVLSEKYKVSDKELNDELQKTKDQLGSQYEAFLAQYGMDEKGFKDYLKLELLEQKAATADIKISDQELKNYYKKWQPEIKVRHILVDDEKTANEIKAQLDKGAKFEDLAKKYSKDTASANNGGDLGWIDYQGRKQFVPEFTKALDTLKVKEISKPIKTEYGYHIIQITDKKKKKPFNEVKDQLKEELKLSKVDQTKMQKKLNEVLKDANVKVEDKDFNGLFSEATSNK, from the coding sequence ATGAAAAAATGGATTCTCTCTTTGTCGTTGGCAGCCGGGATGATTGTTCTTGCTGCATGCGGAAACGGCGGAGATGATACCGTTGTAAAAACGAATGAAGGAAATATTACAAAAGAAGATCTGTACAACGCTATGAAAGAAAAATATCCTCAACAAACACAACAAGCGTTGCAAGAATTGGTGTACAAAAAAGTTTTATCTGAAAAATATAAAGTTTCGGATAAAGAGCTGAATGACGAGCTTCAAAAAACAAAAGACCAACTTGGTTCACAATATGAAGCGTTCCTCGCCCAATACGGCATGGACGAAAAGGGATTTAAAGACTACTTAAAATTGGAACTATTAGAGCAAAAAGCGGCAACGGCCGATATTAAAATCAGCGATCAAGAATTGAAAAATTATTATAAAAAATGGCAGCCGGAAATCAAAGTCCGCCATATATTAGTCGATGATGAAAAAACGGCAAATGAAATAAAAGCGCAGCTGGATAAAGGGGCCAAATTCGAGGATCTTGCCAAAAAATACTCCAAAGACACAGCTTCCGCCAACAATGGAGGAGATTTAGGATGGATCGATTACCAAGGCCGCAAGCAATTTGTTCCTGAATTCACTAAAGCGCTTGATACTTTGAAAGTCAAAGAAATAAGCAAACCGATTAAAACAGAATACGGCTACCATATTATCCAAATTACAGATAAGAAAAAGAAAAAACCGTTTAACGAAGTAAAAGATCAATTGAAAGAAGAACTGAAACTCTCGAAAGTCGATCAAACTAAGATGCAGAAAAAACTTAACGAAGTGCTGAAAGATGCTAATGTAAAAGTCGAAGACAAAGACTTTAACGGTTTGTTTTCCGAAGCAACCTCCAATAAATAA
- a CDS encoding RNA-guided endonuclease TnpB family protein, whose product MAKQNKAFKFRLLPNKEQSALLAKTFGCVRFVYNKMLAERKETYEKFKDDKELLKKQKFPTPAKYKSEFPFLKEVDSLALANAQMNLQTAYKNFFEGNADFPKFKNRKAKQSYTTNMVNGNIKLENGHIKLPKIKKPIKMKQHREIPADYKIKSCTISKTKTGKYYISILTEYEKDIRPVKIQKVVGLDFAMDGLYVESEQGKKANYPRYYRQALDKLAKAQRILSRRKKGSARWEKQHLKVAKLHEKTANQRRNFLHHKSKELATNYDAVIIEDLDMKGMSQALNFGKSVHDNGWGMFTTFLAYKLKEQGKQLVKIDKWFPSTKKCSCCGKEKEMPLSERVYKCSCGFVLDRDHNSAINIKNEGLRLLA is encoded by the coding sequence ATGGCCAAGCAAAACAAAGCTTTCAAGTTTCGTTTGTTACCAAACAAAGAACAATCCGCATTATTAGCTAAGACATTTGGTTGTGTTCGCTTTGTCTACAATAAGATGTTAGCTGAACGCAAAGAAACGTATGAAAAGTTCAAGGATGATAAAGAATTGCTTAAAAAGCAAAAGTTTCCGACCCCTGCAAAATATAAAAGTGAATTTCCATTCCTAAAAGAAGTGGATTCTTTAGCTTTGGCAAATGCACAAATGAACTTACAGACTGCTTATAAGAATTTCTTTGAAGGAAATGCGGATTTTCCAAAGTTCAAAAATCGTAAAGCAAAACAATCCTATACAACTAATATGGTCAACGGAAATATTAAGCTAGAAAATGGTCATATCAAACTGCCAAAAATCAAAAAGCCAATAAAAATGAAACAGCATAGAGAGATACCTGCTGATTATAAAATCAAATCTTGCACTATTTCTAAAACAAAGACAGGCAAATACTACATTTCAATTTTGACAGAATATGAGAAAGATATTCGTCCAGTTAAAATACAGAAAGTTGTTGGTTTGGATTTTGCTATGGATGGTCTATATGTCGAGAGTGAACAGGGTAAGAAAGCCAATTACCCACGTTACTATCGGCAAGCCTTAGATAAATTAGCAAAAGCACAACGAATTCTTTCTCGAAGAAAGAAAGGTTCTGCAAGATGGGAAAAACAACACCTGAAAGTGGCTAAGCTACATGAAAAGACAGCGAATCAGCGCAGAAACTTTCTTCATCATAAGTCAAAAGAATTAGCAACAAACTATGACGCTGTGATTATTGAGGACTTAGACATGAAAGGCATGTCTCAAGCCCTCAACTTTGGAAAAAGCGTTCATGATAACGGCTGGGGGATGTTCACTACTTTCTTAGCGTATAAGCTAAAAGAACAGGGGAAACAACTTGTGAAAATTGATAAGTGGTTTCCCTCCACTAAGAAGTGTTCATGTTGCGGCAAGGAAAAAGAAATGCCATTATCTGAACGTGTATATAAATGTTCTTGCGGCTTTGTATTAGATCGCGATCACAATTCAGCAATCAATATCAAAAATGAGGGATTACGCTTATTAGCATAA
- a CDS encoding sporulation YhaL family protein: protein MTVPFWMYFVVAGIFISAFMVIKTAREDRKADQEWIEKEGEVFIKRMQEEKKKKQKQDQEQQGA from the coding sequence ATGACGGTACCGTTTTGGATGTATTTCGTTGTGGCAGGAATATTTATTAGTGCATTTATGGTGATTAAAACGGCGAGAGAAGATCGGAAGGCAGACCAGGAATGGATCGAAAAAGAAGGCGAAGTATTTATAAAGAGGATGCAAGAAGAGAAAAAAAAGAAACAGAAACAAGATCAGGAACAACAAGGAGCATAA
- a CDS encoding DUF1878 family protein gives MEDIIKRLEMLEYHQQLLIQMVDKNRHEFDWLIIKNRLTKEETAEFFELCEELNKKYQEQKADGFVFHVPLFQEFEKRLHSKLDCKEVIAACIKQGLYKELMIQLYKNLSN, from the coding sequence ATGGAGGATATTATAAAACGATTGGAAATGTTGGAATACCATCAACAACTGTTGATTCAGATGGTCGATAAGAACCGACATGAATTTGATTGGCTGATTATAAAAAATCGGCTCACAAAAGAGGAAACGGCCGAATTTTTCGAACTTTGTGAGGAGTTGAACAAGAAATATCAAGAGCAAAAAGCGGACGGATTTGTTTTTCATGTTCCGCTTTTTCAAGAATTTGAAAAAAGGCTTCATTCCAAGTTGGATTGTAAAGAGGTCATCGCAGCATGCATAAAACAAGGGCTCTATAAAGAATTAATGATTCAGCTGTACAAAAATCTTTCCAACTAA
- the yhaM gene encoding 3'-5' exoribonuclease YhaM translates to MVQGIIHYEAGQSVDCYLLIKSMTKSTAVNGKPYLNLILQDKSGEIEAKLWDATEQDEKQYRAETIVKVLGDIQNYRGRNQLRIRQIRPASENEGVKIQDFVMSAPMHSDEMAEIITQFIFELKNPNIQRITRYLLKKYSEPFYQYPAATKNHHEFVSGLAYHVVSMLKLAKAIADLYPSLNRDLLYAGVILHDLGKVIELSGPVATTYTAEGNLLGHITIMINEIAKAAEELGIEGEEVFILQHIVLSHHGKPEWGSPKPPLIKEAEILHYIDNIDAKMNMLDRALEKTKPGEFSERIFAMDNRSFYKPKF, encoded by the coding sequence ATGGTTCAGGGAATTATCCATTATGAGGCAGGACAGTCTGTCGATTGTTATTTATTGATTAAATCCATGACGAAAAGCACAGCCGTCAATGGAAAACCGTATTTAAACCTGATTCTTCAAGACAAAAGCGGTGAAATTGAAGCGAAACTATGGGATGCGACAGAACAGGATGAAAAACAATATCGGGCGGAAACGATTGTAAAAGTGCTCGGAGATATTCAAAATTACCGCGGGCGAAATCAACTAAGAATTCGGCAAATCCGACCGGCCTCCGAAAATGAAGGAGTCAAAATTCAAGACTTTGTTATGTCGGCCCCGATGCATTCGGATGAGATGGCAGAAATCATCACTCAGTTTATTTTTGAATTGAAAAATCCTAATATCCAAAGGATCACTCGTTACTTGCTGAAAAAATATTCTGAGCCTTTTTATCAATATCCGGCAGCTACTAAAAACCATCATGAATTTGTATCCGGATTAGCTTATCATGTCGTTTCCATGTTAAAACTGGCAAAGGCCATTGCGGATTTATATCCTTCTTTAAATCGGGATTTGCTCTATGCCGGTGTGATTCTTCATGATCTGGGCAAAGTCATTGAGTTGTCGGGCCCCGTTGCGACTACCTATACGGCTGAAGGAAATTTGTTGGGGCATATCACGATCATGATCAATGAAATTGCCAAGGCGGCCGAAGAGCTGGGCATCGAAGGAGAAGAGGTGTTTATTCTCCAGCATATTGTTTTAAGCCACCACGGAAAGCCGGAATGGGGGAGCCCGAAGCCGCCGTTAATCAAAGAAGCGGAAATTCTTCATTACATTGATAATATTGATGCGAAGATGAATATGCTGGATCGAGCTTTAGAAAAAACGAAACCGGGAGAATTTTCCGAGCGAATTTTCGCTATGGATAACCGCTCTTTTTATAAGCCAAAGTTTTAA
- a CDS encoding YtxH domain-containing protein, producing the protein MKRSNWLAGFLVGGVAGAITTLLTTPSSGKDVKKNMLKTKDFMKETAKEVISNTEQVKQAVTHFIQEGKTAFPQISKEIKESIELWQKSIQPNKKAIEEGIHNVQISVKNLEETTKKN; encoded by the coding sequence ATGAAACGATCGAATTGGTTGGCGGGCTTTTTAGTCGGAGGGGTTGCAGGCGCCATTACAACGCTCCTTACCACTCCTTCTTCTGGAAAAGACGTCAAAAAAAATATGTTAAAAACAAAGGATTTTATGAAAGAAACAGCGAAGGAAGTCATAAGCAATACCGAACAGGTAAAACAAGCGGTCACTCATTTTATACAAGAAGGAAAAACGGCTTTCCCTCAGATCTCTAAAGAAATAAAAGAAAGCATCGAATTATGGCAAAAAAGCATTCAACCAAATAAAAAGGCAATTGAAGAAGGAATTCACAACGTCCAAATTTCCGTCAAAAACCTGGAGGAGACAACGAAAAAGAATTGA
- a CDS encoding tryptophan transporter yields the protein MNTKTLVSLAILVGMGAVLHAIIPAFFLGMKPDMMLTMMFLGILLFSNAKNVLLIGLATGVISGLTTAFPGGFLPNLIDKPVTAFIFYGLLALTAKYSKNTLGAAILTAVGTIVSGTVFLTSAYLIVGLPGPFTALFGTVVLPAMALNAVAMFIIYPIAQSIMKRSNVGHQA from the coding sequence TTGAATACGAAAACACTTGTCAGTTTAGCCATTTTAGTGGGTATGGGAGCAGTTCTTCATGCAATCATCCCTGCTTTTTTCTTAGGCATGAAGCCAGATATGATGCTTACGATGATGTTTCTCGGCATTCTATTATTTTCAAACGCCAAAAATGTTTTGCTGATTGGTTTAGCTACGGGAGTCATTTCCGGATTGACCACGGCATTTCCCGGAGGATTCCTTCCGAATCTAATCGATAAACCGGTTACGGCGTTCATTTTTTACGGATTGCTTGCCCTTACGGCAAAGTACAGCAAAAACACACTCGGAGCAGCCATATTGACGGCTGTCGGCACTATTGTCTCCGGAACAGTCTTTTTGACTTCAGCCTATTTGATTGTCGGTCTGCCCGGACCTTTTACCGCTTTATTCGGAACCGTCGTTCTGCCTGCTATGGCCTTAAATGCCGTTGCCATGTTTATTATTTATCCTATTGCCCAATCGATAATGAAACGCTCAAACGTTGGGCATCAAGCTTAA
- a CDS encoding ABC transporter ATP-binding protein translates to MSLLKVDQLTGGYTRKPVLKDVSFSIEKNEIVGLIGLNGAGKSTIIKHIIGLMEPRQGEIIINGLSLKDSPEQYRRQFSYIPEMPVLYEELTLEEHLKMTAMAYGLTEQEYKERIDPLLKEFRMQKKLHWFPAHFSKGMKQKVMIMSAFLTEPHLYIIDEPFLGLDPLGIQSLLEWMEKMKKRGAGILMSTHILATAEKYCDSFIILHNGEIRAKGTIQDLQEQFGMQGASLDDLYIQLTKEEEK, encoded by the coding sequence ATGTCGCTATTGAAAGTCGACCAATTGACTGGCGGTTATACAAGAAAGCCTGTGTTAAAAGATGTGTCTTTTTCTATTGAAAAAAATGAAATCGTTGGTTTGATTGGTTTAAACGGCGCGGGAAAAAGTACGATTATTAAGCATATTATCGGTTTAATGGAACCGAGGCAAGGAGAGATTATCATCAATGGACTATCTTTGAAAGACAGCCCGGAGCAATATCGCAGACAGTTTTCTTATATACCGGAAATGCCGGTGTTGTATGAAGAATTAACGTTGGAAGAGCATTTGAAAATGACGGCGATGGCTTACGGATTAACAGAACAAGAATACAAAGAGAGGATAGATCCGCTTTTAAAGGAATTTCGAATGCAAAAAAAGCTTCATTGGTTTCCTGCTCATTTTTCCAAAGGAATGAAACAGAAAGTAATGATTATGAGCGCCTTTTTAACGGAACCTCATTTATATATTATTGACGAACCGTTTTTAGGGCTTGATCCGCTCGGAATTCAATCGTTATTGGAGTGGATGGAAAAAATGAAGAAACGAGGGGCGGGCATATTAATGTCCACTCATATTTTAGCAACAGCCGAAAAGTATTGCGATTCGTTTATCATATTACATAACGGGGAAATCCGCGCAAAAGGAACCATTCAGGACTTGCAGGAACAGTTTGGCATGCAGGGAGCTTCTCTCGATGATCTCTATATTCAACTGACAAAGGAAGAAGAAAAATGA
- a CDS encoding ATP-binding protein — MRISDLHIYGFGKLENFHLKDLKSLQLIYGENEAGKSTIMAFIHAVLFGFPTRQAKNYEPKTHSKYGGKLTLETVNMGKAVIERVKGTSSSSVTVRLDDGTIGGEDLLRRLLNGMDENFYRSIFSFDVHGLQKLHQLKEEDIGRFLFSAGTVGTDSLYRLEKKLQKEMEKLYKPNGRNPVINQELQTLKELEADVKKGKKKNDQYLHVLVEIENQKQHLSKLSVEEGKCQAYLERLAREETIRPLLMEKQRLEEEMKAIGEVAFPVDGISRLEKHLDRLHHLEGMISALQEKIDWKEKQIRRWQNDLLSLEEEAAIEASVNQSAEYKKWQEDWQNDQMKISELNSQLEELKTYLHFEHFTDEEIYQIDTSMDVKRRIKEEIQKLIRLISQKEHIEKALQTNRSELQTAEKECEKIEEQLLPEQEFRTLQKKAENQTEKESLAKEIRWLELQLQKIETEKQAKKRNKQPLAAGFVLVFSIVLALWLVIQHEWLLLSVPFFGFVAAFLLWTKKTPDLLEEQEKELKKEINQRKKEIQEMGYLLTKEEASMYRKQTELRDRWKQSIMRLEQLEQQKSKLISDKKEWEREFSENLLRVQRIQHKLCFPKTMEWNILDEAFEKLLSMKDIIRQKKICQERMKEMEESIQRWKDQLHRWTKTLGLPDHDIEYVLFQLKEQLKRNKEKALQIKETSKQAEQYKEELQAVIKEKAEFEREIQKLFASANTETEEDFRKKGTQWKKLEQLKERLALIHRQVPDSPDLLFPLDQPAKWKKAKLEVEEKLKELGQEKKRVQADLAKWEYEKKVLEEGGTYAERLHLFHLQRSVVNEKAKKWAQLAIAKHIFAKTVKHFKDQKLPLALQKAEELLSMLTNGRYIHLYTNEEGKFYVKRKDGMFFEPQELSQATGEQVYVSLRLALASVLQEEYPFPLIIDDAFVHFDHKRMSAVAEVLKEVSRHTQILIFTCHQHVKMYFPETSIIHLEEPDWANVTK, encoded by the coding sequence GTGAGAATTTCTGATCTTCATATATACGGCTTTGGAAAATTAGAAAATTTTCATTTAAAAGACTTGAAATCATTGCAGCTCATTTACGGGGAAAATGAAGCGGGAAAATCGACCATTATGGCGTTTATCCATGCCGTTTTATTCGGATTTCCTACCAGACAAGCAAAGAATTATGAACCGAAAACCCATTCCAAATATGGTGGGAAATTGACGCTTGAAACCGTGAATATGGGCAAAGCAGTCATTGAAAGAGTGAAAGGAACATCCTCCAGTTCGGTGACAGTAAGGCTCGACGATGGAACGATAGGCGGTGAAGATCTTCTACGTCGACTGTTAAATGGAATGGATGAGAACTTTTACCGTTCTATTTTTTCATTTGACGTCCATGGTCTGCAAAAACTTCACCAATTAAAAGAGGAAGATATCGGCCGCTTTTTATTTTCCGCCGGAACCGTCGGGACAGATTCCTTATACCGGCTGGAGAAAAAACTGCAGAAAGAAATGGAAAAGCTTTATAAGCCAAACGGACGAAATCCGGTTATTAATCAAGAATTACAGACATTGAAGGAACTGGAGGCAGATGTTAAAAAAGGGAAAAAGAAAAATGACCAATATCTTCATGTTTTAGTAGAAATCGAGAATCAAAAACAGCATTTATCAAAGCTGTCCGTCGAAGAAGGGAAATGTCAAGCATATTTGGAAAGACTGGCAAGAGAAGAAACCATTAGACCGCTGCTTATGGAAAAACAGCGGTTGGAAGAAGAAATGAAAGCCATCGGAGAAGTGGCATTTCCGGTGGATGGCATTTCCCGGCTTGAAAAGCATTTGGATCGGCTCCATCATTTAGAAGGGATGATTTCTGCTTTACAAGAAAAGATCGATTGGAAAGAAAAGCAAATCCGGCGATGGCAAAACGACCTTTTATCCCTGGAGGAAGAGGCGGCCATTGAGGCAAGTGTGAATCAAAGTGCCGAGTATAAAAAGTGGCAAGAAGATTGGCAAAATGATCAAATGAAGATCTCAGAATTAAACAGTCAATTGGAAGAGCTCAAGACGTATCTTCATTTTGAACATTTCACGGACGAAGAAATTTATCAGATTGATACGAGTATGGATGTAAAACGACGAATTAAGGAGGAAATTCAAAAGCTTATTCGTCTCATTTCGCAAAAAGAGCACATCGAAAAAGCTTTGCAAACTAACCGCAGCGAGCTTCAAACGGCGGAAAAGGAATGTGAGAAGATTGAGGAGCAGTTATTGCCGGAGCAAGAATTTCGAACGCTGCAAAAAAAAGCGGAAAACCAAACTGAAAAAGAATCTTTGGCAAAGGAAATTCGTTGGCTTGAACTACAACTACAAAAAATCGAGACAGAAAAACAGGCAAAAAAGAGGAATAAGCAGCCTCTTGCCGCCGGTTTCGTTTTGGTTTTTTCAATCGTTTTAGCTCTATGGCTTGTCATTCAACACGAGTGGCTTCTGCTTTCAGTACCTTTTTTTGGATTTGTTGCCGCCTTTTTATTATGGACGAAAAAAACTCCGGATCTTTTGGAAGAACAAGAAAAAGAGCTAAAAAAGGAAATCAATCAACGTAAGAAAGAAATTCAGGAAATGGGGTATCTTCTGACAAAAGAAGAGGCCTCTATGTATCGAAAACAAACCGAACTGCGGGACAGATGGAAACAATCGATTATGAGACTGGAACAATTGGAGCAGCAAAAGAGTAAGCTGATTTCGGACAAAAAGGAATGGGAGCGGGAATTTTCTGAAAACTTGTTGAGAGTTCAAAGAATTCAGCACAAGCTTTGTTTTCCGAAAACAATGGAATGGAATATTTTGGATGAGGCGTTTGAAAAACTTTTAAGTATGAAAGACATCATTCGTCAGAAAAAAATATGCCAAGAAAGAATGAAAGAAATGGAAGAGTCTATTCAAAGATGGAAAGATCAATTGCATCGATGGACAAAGACTCTTGGTTTACCGGACCACGATATAGAATATGTGCTGTTTCAATTAAAAGAACAGTTGAAAAGAAATAAAGAGAAAGCCTTGCAAATAAAGGAAACGAGCAAACAAGCAGAGCAGTATAAAGAGGAGCTTCAGGCAGTGATAAAGGAAAAAGCTGAATTTGAAAGGGAAATTCAGAAACTGTTTGCGTCCGCTAATACGGAAACAGAAGAAGATTTTCGGAAAAAGGGGACTCAATGGAAAAAACTTGAACAGTTGAAAGAACGTTTAGCACTCATCCATCGTCAGGTGCCTGACAGCCCGGACCTTCTATTTCCGCTCGATCAGCCCGCAAAATGGAAAAAAGCCAAACTAGAAGTCGAAGAAAAGTTGAAAGAACTAGGACAGGAGAAAAAAAGAGTACAGGCAGATCTAGCGAAATGGGAGTATGAGAAAAAGGTTTTAGAAGAGGGCGGGACTTACGCAGAACGGCTTCATCTTTTCCATCTTCAGCGGTCGGTAGTAAACGAAAAAGCAAAAAAATGGGCGCAGCTAGCGATTGCAAAACATATCTTTGCTAAAACGGTGAAGCATTTTAAAGATCAAAAACTTCCACTTGCTTTGCAAAAAGCAGAAGAACTTTTAAGCATGTTGACAAATGGACGGTATATTCACCTTTATACGAATGAAGAAGGAAAGTTTTACGTAAAACGAAAAGATGGGATGTTTTTTGAACCGCAAGAATTAAGCCAGGCCACCGGTGAACAGGTGTATGTGTCCCTTCGTCTTGCTCTCGCTTCCGTCTTGCAGGAAGAATATCCATTTCCGCTCATCATTGATGACGCCTTTGTCCATTTTGATCATAAACGAATGTCCGCAGTGGCAGAAGTATTAAAAGAGGTTAGCCGCCATACACAAATATTGATTTTTACATGCCATCAACATGTTAAAATGTATTTTCCGGAAACTTCTATTATTCATTTAGAAGAACCTGACTGGGCGAACGTAACAAAATGA
- a CDS encoding YjcZ family sporulation protein, whose translation MGAAYGGGFALIVVLFILLIIVGAAWLY comes from the coding sequence TTGGGTGCAGCTTATGGCGGAGGGTTTGCATTAATTGTGGTGCTCTTCATCCTTCTCATCATTGTTGGTGCAGCATGGCTATATTAA
- a CDS encoding HIT family protein — protein MSDCIFCKIMNGEIPSAKVYEDENVFAFLDISQVTKGHTLVIPKIHKKNLFELTPEIAGSLFQAVPKIANAIQEAYQPIGLNLLNNNGEAAGQSVFHFHIHLLPRYGKGDGFGAVWKSHQNDYTFDELQDIASTIHQHIK, from the coding sequence ATGAGCGATTGTATTTTTTGTAAAATTATGAACGGAGAAATCCCGTCAGCAAAAGTGTATGAAGATGAAAATGTATTTGCTTTCTTGGATATCAGCCAAGTAACAAAAGGGCATACACTGGTCATACCAAAAATACATAAAAAGAATCTCTTTGAGCTAACTCCAGAAATTGCTGGATCGCTTTTCCAAGCTGTGCCCAAAATAGCGAATGCTATTCAAGAAGCCTATCAACCGATCGGGCTAAATTTATTAAACAATAATGGAGAAGCGGCCGGACAATCAGTCTTTCATTTCCACATCCATTTGCTTCCTCGTTACGGAAAAGGAGATGGATTCGGGGCTGTATGGAAATCGCATCAAAACGACTATACTTTCGACGAACTTCAAGACATCGCATCGACCATTCATCAGCATATAAAATAA
- a CDS encoding YjcZ family sporulation protein, with protein sequence MSGAYGGGFALVVVLFILLIIIGASWIY encoded by the coding sequence ATGTCTGGAGCATATGGCGGAGGATTCGCACTTGTCGTTGTGTTGTTCATTTTGCTTATTATCATCGGTGCATCTTGGATTTACTAG